A section of the Triticum dicoccoides isolate Atlit2015 ecotype Zavitan chromosome 7A, WEW_v2.0, whole genome shotgun sequence genome encodes:
- the LOC119330192 gene encoding NADH dehydrogenase [ubiquinone] 1 beta subcomplex subunit 2-like yields the protein MGGGGAHGGTTYKGYTIPHNKRWHTIAGKGLCATMWFWIFYRAKQDGAVLLGMRHPWDGHDDHAHGHGHAHEHEASSSSSPSH from the exons atgggcggcggAGGCGCGCACGGCGGCACGACGTACAAGGGCTACACCATCCCCCACAACAAGCGCTGGCACACCATCGCCGGCAAGGGCCTCTGCGCCACCATGTG GTTTTGGATTTTCTACAGGGCTAAGCAGGACGGCGCTGTGCTCTTG ggtatgcgtCATCCTTGGGATGGCCATGATGATCACGCGCATGGTCATGGACATGCACACGAGCATGAG GCTTCATCGTCGTCATCGCCGTCCCATTGA
- the LOC119330530 gene encoding probable mediator of RNA polymerase II transcription subunit 19b isoform X2 produces the protein MDSDDKKFGKGPRELTGAVDLISQYKLEPHHDFFCKRPLPLAISDTHYLHNVVGDTEIRKGEGMELDQLVQNAYLRDKPPHIKPFDMETLGQAFQLRETAPVDLPSAEKGIPTISGKPKSESKDKEKKHKKHKDKDKDREHKKHKHRHKDRSKDKDKDKDRKKDKHHEKKRKHEGTEDSADVHKHKKSKHKSSKTDEMGNGLS, from the exons atggattctgacgacaagaagtttGGCAAAG GACCTAGGGAGCTCACTGGTGCTGTTGATTTAATAAGTCAGTACAAATTGGAGCCGCACCATGATTTCTTTTGCAAGAGGCCTTTGCCACTTGCAATCTCAGATACACATTACCTTCACAATGTAGTGGGGGACACTGAAATTCGGAAAGGAGAAGGAATGGAGCTAGATCAACTCGTTCAGAATGCATACTTAAGGGATAAGCCTCCTCATATTAAGCCCTTTGATATGGAAACACTGGGGCAAGCATTTCAGCTTCGAGAAACTGCTCCAGTAGATTTACCCTCT GCTGAAAAAGGTATACCTACCATTTCGGGCAAACCGAAAAGTGAGTCCAAGGACAAAGAGAAAAAACATAAAAAGCACAAAGACAAAGATAAGGACAGGGAGCATAAGAAGCACAAACATCGACATAAGGATCGGTCTAAAGACAAAGACAAGGACAAGGATAGGAAAAAGGATAAGCATCATGAGAAG AAGAGGAAGCATGAGGGGACGGAGGATTCGGCAGACGTGCATAAGCACAAAAAAAGCAAG CATAAGAGTTCCAAAACCGATGAGATGGGTAATGGACTTAGTTAG
- the LOC119330530 gene encoding probable mediator of RNA polymerase II transcription subunit 19b isoform X1 produces MDSDDKKFGKGPRELTGAVDLISQYKLEPHHDFFCKRPLPLAISDTHYLHNVVGDTEIRKGEGMELDQLVQNAYLRDKPPHIKPFDMETLGQAFQLRETAPVDLPSAEKGIPTISGKPKSESKDKEKKHKKHKDKDKDREHKKHKHRHKDRSKDKDKDKDRKKDKHHEKKRKHEGTEDSADVHKHKKSKVIYNYYLLPGTTNFLAAHFVGLLT; encoded by the exons atggattctgacgacaagaagtttGGCAAAG GACCTAGGGAGCTCACTGGTGCTGTTGATTTAATAAGTCAGTACAAATTGGAGCCGCACCATGATTTCTTTTGCAAGAGGCCTTTGCCACTTGCAATCTCAGATACACATTACCTTCACAATGTAGTGGGGGACACTGAAATTCGGAAAGGAGAAGGAATGGAGCTAGATCAACTCGTTCAGAATGCATACTTAAGGGATAAGCCTCCTCATATTAAGCCCTTTGATATGGAAACACTGGGGCAAGCATTTCAGCTTCGAGAAACTGCTCCAGTAGATTTACCCTCT GCTGAAAAAGGTATACCTACCATTTCGGGCAAACCGAAAAGTGAGTCCAAGGACAAAGAGAAAAAACATAAAAAGCACAAAGACAAAGATAAGGACAGGGAGCATAAGAAGCACAAACATCGACATAAGGATCGGTCTAAAGACAAAGACAAGGACAAGGATAGGAAAAAGGATAAGCATCATGAGAAG AAGAGGAAGCATGAGGGGACGGAGGATTCGGCAGACGTGCATAAGCACAAAAAAAGCAAGGTGATATACAATTATTATTTGCTTCCTGGTACAACAAATTTCCTTGCAGCACATTTTGTTGGTCTGTTAACATGA